GAAAGACATCAAGTTGATCTCACGGTACTGCcttttattaaaacatttcctATTTTGATAAGCGATTTTAACTTGGTGTGTAGGGTATGATCGTTGCTGCTCTTACAAATGCagtaaatcaatttaaaaatcaccGATCTCCTCGGATGAAGCAGTATTTATGTAATTTATCACTTACACTTTTAAAAGTCAGTATCAGAgcaaactaaaatttttcttctcctagTGGTACAAATGGCGGAAGAATATTGCCGATCGGAAAACTTTGCGGAAGCCCTTACgtaataaaaattgacttcaacttttattttaatttattattaatggaAATTAACGCTTTGTATAGGTTGCTCGAACCTTTGCTCTGGGATTACCGCAAAGATTTCTGGTGGATGCCACTGACATCTTTACTCCAGTTGGGTTTGCGTTGTGCTTTTCTTTCCGGTCGGCCTGCCGAATACTTCACATATGCCGTAGAATTGTGTTCCCGGGTGACGATGAAAAGCCAAGATGAAAAGGGCCAATTATTCGATAATCTCATCGGAATCCTACAAAAGAGGATACCACCGCCGCCTCCCGACTCTACCGCGGTTTCGTTGGCTACTCAACTATGGGCTGATCAATTTGCAAGTTTGGCCAGCGGCGCCTGCGTAACCACGATCGTTACCAACACGATTTCGTCATTCGTTGAAGTCAAGGCCACTTTTACTCAAAAGCAATTTGCTGCCGAAGATGTTGTCGAACTCGAAGTTCACGTTAGGTAAAGAGTTGGAATTACTcttgaaatacaaatttaataataactttAATTTCATAATAGTTATACGGGTCCAAAGGCGATACAGTTCACCAGTTTACACGTGGCTCTCAACAATACTGCCTATTTGCCCTTTTGTCAAGTGAAGGATCCGGAAGAGTTGGAATTTGAACCCAATCAGATCCGACACTACGAGTTTGAATTTGCTGCGCAATCTCAAGACATTGGTGCGGAACTTCAAGTAGGTTTAACTTTGATTGGCaattgaagaagagaaagtaaTTTCATCCATCCATAGATTGTTTCAGTCACGTTGGAGATGGGGCATGACCTTGTGGCTTATTTGCGATGCGAAGGATCTTCCAGTGAAGAATTTGGGTCATCACGTTCTGAATTTCCTTCGGCTACAGAGAAAGGTTTGTCCGGTTTGTTTGTATTGAACACGGCCGAAATTCTGCCCCGGACTGCAAACGTTGAGCTTTTGATCCGACATGACGCCCCGGCCCTTCGTGGTGAATGTTATCCGCTTCACCTTGAATTGGTCAatcgggaaaaagaagatattaGCAACGTCACGGTGACTGTGACGACTAGCAGCACTGACGGCCGAGTTCACGACCAGCCTAAAATCGACGGCAATTTGTCGGTTCAGTTGAAGAGCGAAGAAATCGCAACCGGGCAAACATGCCAATGGAACGTGTTTACTCAAATGGAGCAGCCTGGTAAACATTACGTCACGTTTCAGGTCAATTACGAAATAACCAGCGAGGTGTGCAATAGTAAATGCACTTACAAGAGTCAGTACGTCAAAACGCTCGAGCTGGAAACGGTCCAACCCGTCGAGTGTGAGGCTCAGTTTCAGACGATCCAGTTCCAGCCATTGAGACAGATCCCCGTAGGAGAGCCTTGTGTCGCTGTGATGACGGTGACCAACTTGTCGCCATTTCCTTTACTGCTGGAGCAAGGCGTTTGGAAATTTGACCCATTGCTAACCAATCAACCCATGCCCAATAGTCAGCTATCTGGGTTGACActtcaaaaaggagaaaaagccAACGATGTGGCCGTACTTTCACTTTCGAATGGGGACAATCGCCATATAAGGACAGGATCCTActctttgaaatggaaaaggtATTAATCTTTCAAGTCACTGTTGTTGGCACTGGAAATTTTTGACTTAACACGGCAAATTTAGGGcgaatcaatcaaaagtgGAAGGATATAAAATTCCTTACTCGGCCAGTTCGTTCGACTTACCCGAAATGGAAACCTGGAGCATTCCGTTGCGAATTCAAGTCAAACTACCTGCTCACGGATACGTTCGAGAGTCAATGAACATGGCTATCATCATTCACAATCCAGGCACTAGCTACGTTGAACTGGATGTCTACATGAGTTCCAATGACGCTTTCATGTTTTCTGGAAACAAACAAGTAAAGttttccaaaacatttttgttcacAATGTTCACAATTTAAATTGTCTggtttttgtcattttaagATTAAGATTCAGATTTATCCAGAAGATGAGTACGAACTCAAATACAACTTGTATCCGCTGTTGTCCGGTTTTGTGGCTTTGCCTCCACTCCAGTTGAAAACCACGACGTCGGCCATCGATCAAGTAGCGGAGATGGATCAGACGGTTCTAGATGAGCTGGTCAGCCGTTACGTCCCTACCCACATTTATGTTTTGGTAAATTTTCGGAGATTTCAATCACgttttcaatttgttcttcAATTggcgtttccttttttcgtttttttagcCGCAGGCGAAGAATGGCAACAAGTAACGTGCTACGTTCCgactaaaataaaactaaatcgTTTgttaatgaatgaaatttcaaaGGGAAAACACACATTGCAAAATATATAACAAAATATCTATCAAAAAAGTGCAAAAAtggtttatcttttttctatcGACATAGGATTATTTTATATAAAGCACCGACTGGAAACACAACGCGGGATAGAGGCGGGAGTAGGATGGATGAGGGGAAGATTCAATCAAGTGGTCCAAACACGTcgcaaataacaaaaagaaaaagggggagaaaaataaccaaaaaggTCTTTGGTTGATTGACGGgatagaaaaacgaaaatatgaAACCGCGTCTGTTCGGTCTTTCTTACATTTAACGAGATAATACCCTCTATGATATACTCTGTCTTTTAACGGGAAAAGgaagcaaaaaggaaataaggcATGGCATTTTTAATTGCCTTGAGGGGAAGAAGCAGCTTTCTTCCTTTGCTCGACTACTTTCTTGTGTACACGTTCCATCTCTTCTTCGTTGATGGGCAGCTTCAACATCTATCAATCGCAATAATTCAATTAGATAATCAAATAGATTTTGTTGAAAGGTTATGCAAATTACGCGAGGAACAAGAACGTTTTCTTCCGTGACGCTCGTATGGAGGTGACGCAAGACTTCCATCGATTCGTACATTGTCGGGCACTCCTTCATCGTCTTGGGTTTCATGAAACTGTACTTCAAGATGACCAAGCCAACCCGGAAGAGCACTTTGACCCCTAAAGACACattgcaaatttaaaaaaaggcggaTAAAATGCCAGCGGTTAGAAATACCTTCGCAGAAGAACATGTCCCAGACGCGGAGTACAGAGGACCAGGGAAGCGTACGGGTGTAGATGCACATGAACCATTCCATCATGAAAAGCACAGgatctaatttttgtttcgtcttttataaaaatacaaacaagatAATTAAAAGATGACAATTCTGAAATTTACTTGAATCATGTGCTAATTATTACTAAATGGCGATGGATGGAAGGTGATACTTTTCTCAAAAGAGCTACCAGAACATCACCGTCGATTTGAACTGCTTCCTAATGttaaaattccatttaaaaaaataaattttaggcatgaaattcaataaaatctAATTACTAGGCCTTGGCTATAATATCCGGGTAAATAACGTTCACAGATTGCAACCATACACCAGAATGCTTCCTCTGCAGGCATGTGCATAACGAGCATAGCTGCAACAGGAGCCTGCCCTTGAAAGTAACCATCCACAGGGTTGAGAATCGTGTAGGCTTTTAGTACCCGAAATAATTCCACCtgactaaatttaatttaaaaaaacaatagtaGAATGTATACTATAGCGATAATTGAGAAGCATTATTGCTTTAATTACCCAGGTCCATTGGAATCGGCAAACATCTCGTGCATGGGGAATTGTCGATGTAAATCTTTTCGGATGTCATCCAGCCATTTGGGATCTCCGGGCTGAGCGAGTAGATCGTCGAACACgcctttattcttttccattAGAACACCACCGCCGCACAAATATTGCCACGCTCTGGGACGGATAGAACTGGGTATTCCTTTCCTACACCTGTCTCTTACCTGTTGATTACAAATAATTGGGTGTTAATAGAAACatgaaagacaagaaaaataaaagatattgCCAAacctttttgtatttgtatgtCATATACTTTTCCCAATCATCTAACATGTTTAACCACTTCAGCTCTCTTTTGCGAAAAATGGCAATCATTGCTGGGTTtctaaattgaattcaaaataagCAAATACAATAGTGTTAAACTAATAGGGGATTCaagggaaacaaataaaacttacatttCAGTGTCATGACTGAACTGAGATCCTCCAAAGAAACCATATCTGTCGGGGACTGTTGATGCTATTGATCCACCATAAATAACACTGctgacatcatcatcaacatcgGTTTGATTAAGGGAACCATTCATTGATTGGTTCTTTGTAAGAAGCTGTCTTTCCTGAGATTGGAACTGGGCAATGTCAGGAGCTGATAACACTGCATCATCAACTCCAAGGATCTCTCTGCTGAGCCTGTTTTGTCGTTTTGCTAGCTTCCTATCTCCACTAGGACCCTGTTCACATGAAGGCTGACGGTAGACTGATTCAGAACTAAAGGGTTCTAAATCAATCATATTGATTCGTTCAAGTCTTTCAAGACTTTTTCGAAATGTACGTCTTTCCACAGTTGTTGCACTGCCATCATGGGCTGTTTCGACGTTGCGAAGGAACGGAGATGTTATCACTTGAAGTGATAATGGCTCGTGACGAGTGGCCattgattatttcaaatatttcgcaATTATTTTATCAGGAAATAAGGCACTCATGATACTGACACGTTCTAAGGACAGTTGCGTGACTTCACACGTAGATATTTTGATCACGGGAAAACAAGTGAAGTAAGTAAGAAGGGCTGCTATGACGAGAAAGAGGTGGGCTGTTCCCTCAGCCTGGTGAAGCCTCGCAACATTCCTTAAATTAgctaattttattaaatattactGATTCATatgaatgaataataatagagaattattttttgaaatttttaaatgaacttaaaaataataatatgttttaattgatttgatttatgttacttacaattttattaaatcaTTACTTTTGTCGTCGCTAGAGGGAAGACATCAAACCTTGGTTACGACTCTCGGCAGTCTCTTTAAAGGCCTTGACAGCTTCGGAGGGCATGCGAAAGTGAGTGAGCAACAAATAATACATACAAGGAAAAGTGTATTAGTGTCGAAAAAACTATGGCTGGATCCAGTGGGCGTTACGTCAAGTCTAAAGgttcaaatccattttttgACGATGAAGACGACGTGGACGACGAAGAATTTCTACAAAGGGCACCCAATAGGTTCAATAACTTTGGAGGAAAATTAGCCAATAGTTTGTCGGGCGGAAATAACAGTTTCCAACCTCTGGACGGAGGAGAAAATCAGAGCGCCGATGAACGTAGACGACAACTTCTTAtggagaaacagaaaatagaagaacGTACTTTGCAGGCTTCAGGGCGAGCTAAAGGAATGTTGTATGAGACTGAGCAGATTGGAATCTCCACCGCTGAGGTTTGCACATAAGCTTACATTAGAAAACCACTTAAAACTTGATTCATTTTCCCCTTGAAAATACCCAACCAGGACTTGGTAAGGCAGAGGGAACAGTTAGAGAGAACTGGGAGCCGACTggatgaaatgaataattcatTGAGGACTTCAGAGAGACACATACAGAATATCAAGGTAGTCTATCTATATTTTATAGCattggttggttgttttttccttaacacagatttcattgatttttagAGTGTGTTTAGCAGTATGAAGAACTACTTTTCTAAGCCTTCAGAGCCACTCAAAAACTCTTCTGAAGGGTCTTTGTTAAAGCCTAGTtccagtagtagtagtagcaatCTTTCCAAGGTACTTGAGCAAACATCATCACCGATTGACCGAGACTCACCATCACAGCAACAGCACCCAGCATTGAGGATTAAAGgacttgaaaatgattttagtCACAAACCTCTTTCCAATGTCGACGAGCAGCTAGAGCAAGATCTGGGTGACATGAGTTTGTCCCTGTCCCGTCTGAAAGGTCTCGCCCAGGGATTGTCGACTGAACTGGAAGATCAGAACACGTTGATCGATCGGTTGCAGACTGGTGCCGACAAGGCTGACTGGAGAATCCAGCGTCAAAATAAAGATATGGAACGTCTtctgaaaaagtgaaaacccCACGAGTCCATGTTGTTTCCAACTTGTGATACACAAAGAATTAGaattgaatgaagaaaaaaaaactctttttgttttaaataagaaaatctgtCCCCCTCTTTTTGCGCACCAAGGTAAATTGCCAGCACACTCccagtgtgtatatatattatatattcatGGAATAATACATTTAGGTGAAACACGGtctgataaaaagaaagaaaaaaatgattatttgcATGAATTCAATTGGGGATAAGTTTACTAGGTATTTTATTAGtatatgaaaattttttcctgAGAGTGTTTAATCATCCGCAAGGAATTTTGCAGATGTTGTGGAAAGATGAGCGGACGTGGTGATCGTGTTATTGCCTGTTTCACGATTCGATGATCATGAGAACGAAACGAGCCGGACGGTATgaatggcaattttttttttcgttttgagaAACTTGTTTTAGTTGACAAGAACATATCCACACAATGTCCTGATGGGCCAGCTTGTCTTTGCGGATGTCTGCACCAGCTGTTATTACGGttcatttgttgattttaGCCGCACACTAAATTGCCATTGTCTTCGTTTGGCGACTGTTTTCTGTTTCCGTTTTACAACAGAAGACCATTGGTCGGAGTTCCAGTTCATACAAACCGCAAACGTAGCACCTTGAAATGTGGAAAAAGGGGAATTGGCCGCACATTTATCACAGTCACAGTCCTTCTCTTCTAGCCAATGTTTCCGGATTCGATGGTAGATAACAACCTTGTGGAAAGGCATTTTTTGATAATTATTGCAGAGAGGCTTCAGTGGTGGTGGCAGGAAACGCCATAATGGGGATAATGTGCAAACATGGCCAACCAAATTTACTTGTAGCCGTGATATCACAATCAGAACTTTGCTATCATTCGgctaaattaaacaaattatcATTTAAGAGTAGAACAAGGAAAGTTTGAACTTTAAGAATCAACCAAAATACTTGCTATTACTTCGTCTGCACCAACCGAAATAATAACATCAGCATCCAAATAAgatttggaaataaaaagatgtcAGATAATTGAACTCCTatgcaacagaaaaaaaaattattaagaaTATCTCAATTAAAATCATTCaatgtaaaatgaaatgaaagagagaaaaattccAACGAACCGTTGCGACTTTGTTTGTATTCATATTGGATTGGGGATGGGGGGGAGGGGTATTCAGCTCACTGTCAAATGCCACGtaagatgtgtgtgtgtgttttcaaTATAGGggagaaagggaaaacaaacaagacgGAGGTGGAAACAGGAATTAGATGGAACTGTActgagaaaaataatgaagaaaaaaaatctgacaggcagaaaaaaagatttgaaaagaaaagagaagaatagggaaaaaaaaacctaattaTAACTTGAACAAAACGTAACTTGCCAGGTTGCTCCGCGTTTTGGCTGAATTAAAGACACCAAAAAAATAGGGAGAGGACAAAATATGGCGAGAGcacttttttctcattttctccttCTGTATTTTTAACATTGTCGGCGTTTAATGACTCTCGCACTTTTTCTGGATAAGGGATCAAAATGGGGTAGTGGGTGTTGTCATTGGGGTCGACATTTCAAAGAGGAGAAGGAGCCTGAGAGCCACCCGTTTGGCCTTCAACCACTTGATTGACGATTTCATCCACTTGCATCAGTTCACTGTCGACGGCATCGTCGTCTGCTTGGTCTCCATCGGGTCCTCCGCCAATTCCGGACTCACTGCCTGCCGTCGGTGGCAAGTGATCGGCTTCTTCCAGCTCCTCCCACAACTTTGAAgcggccgctgctgctgaatCCGCCTGGATCGCTTTCAGTTGAGCCTCGTCttcttgctgctgctcttcttgttgttgagtCAAGTCCTCCGATTGAGGGGGGACGACAACGGCCGCAACCGGAATCTGCGGCTGATCTTCTATTACAGCAATTAATGCGGTTGCAGGAGGGACGGAAGTTCCGTCGACCAATGACGAAGCTGTCTGAGACAAATGAGCCGAATTGACCGCGTCTTCCTCCAATAACTTGCGTTCGTCTTTGCTGATAAAATAAGTGCCACACTGGAGGCCAAGCAACCGGGCCGTCTCAGGATTCGTCAGCTGGTAAGGCTCGTGTTCTTCTCCATTCCCACCACCGTCGCCGCCGTTACTATGAGGATGCAAGTGGCGGGCAGTCATGCTAGAAACCCGGTCAAATAAGGAAGTCACTTCGTTGAGAATCCGCGGGATAAGCGGAGCGCTACTATTGCCTTCGTCT
This region of Daphnia pulex isolate KAP4 chromosome 9, ASM2113471v1 genomic DNA includes:
- the LOC124202174 gene encoding trafficking protein particle complex subunit 11-like; amino-acid sequence: MSSDLELPEELVDRPLALVGLTGLNVETNQTHLLIWNSFTSSNRSERPPLHFVLFGVNHAFPLAKPDRTSYEWYIPKGILKRKWMSKHLKQIPGVLVLFYDLEWDDPAWKAKHAECAHLIQTTRMKLMGRGSKLCLVLLQNSPPLPSSEDILAADRAAALCQVCELPPKSLFVLPCRSDHLQGYTLRLESAFYELCQSSYHLSSRAVRSHRDQLNRTNHGYLFVRHQFKIGFYHELKQDVAMAHKHYSQSYAHLLELRITDANVTEVKIVAGYIGYKVWRLSFLLNLPREAIAHFRSHMDFFRLRIGNPLSKFEHHAWLAAQFSTFGSLFDDAIELGLPAIQTQHPGFFYQQSAQQSILRKKACYQDYDALDETVINNLTPLSFGESSQLEFFGQRPWRPSRLSLEPADMKAENDGIAAMLIRERHQVDLTGMIVAALTNAVNQFKNHRSPRMKQYLLVQMAEEYCRSENFAEALTLLEPLLWDYRKDFWWMPLTSLLQLGLRCAFLSGRPAEYFTYAVELCSRVTMKSQDEKGQLFDNLIGILQKRIPPPPPDSTAVSLATQLWADQFASLASGACVTTIVTNTISSFVEVKATFTQKQFAAEDVVELEVHVSYTGPKAIQFTSLHVALNNTAYLPFCQVKDPEELEFEPNQIRHYEFEFAAQSQDIGAELQIVSVTLEMGHDLVAYLRCEGSSSEEFGSSRSEFPSATEKGLSGLFVLNTAEILPRTANVELLIRHDAPALRGECYPLHLELVNREKEDISNVTVTVTTSSTDGRVHDQPKIDGNLSVQLKSEEIATGQTCQWNVFTQMEQPGKHYVTFQVNYEITSEVCNSKCTYKSQYVKTLELETVQPVECEAQFQTIQFQPLRQIPVGEPCVAVMTVTNLSPFPLLLEQGVWKFDPLLTNQPMPNSQLSGLTLQKGEKANDVAVLSLSNGDNRHIRTGSYSLKWKRANQSKVEGYKIPYSASSFDLPEMETWSIPLRIQVKLPAHGYVRESMNMAIIIHNPGTSYVELDVYMSSNDAFMFSGNKQIKIQIYPEDEYELKYNLYPLLSGFVALPPLQLKTTTSAIDQVAEMDQTVLDELVSRYVPTHIYVLPQAKNGNK
- the LOC124202175 gene encoding TBC1 domain family member 10A-like, yielding MATRHEPLSLQVITSPFLRNVETAHDGSATTVERRTFRKSLERLERINMIDLEPFSSESVYRQPSCEQGPSGDRKLAKRQNRLSREILGVDDAVLSAPDIAQFQSQERQLLTKNQSMNGSLNQTDVDDDVSSVIYGGSIASTVPDRYGFFGGSQFSHDTEINPAMIAIFRKRELKWLNMLDDWEKYMTYKYKKVRDRCRKGIPSSIRPRAWQYLCGGGVLMEKNKGVFDDLLAQPGDPKWLDDIRKDLHRQFPMHEMFADSNGPGQVELFRVLKAYTILNPVDGYFQGQAPVAAMLVMHMPAEEAFWCMVAICERYLPGYYSQGLEAVQIDGDVLVALLRKVSPSIHRHLTKQKLDPVLFMMEWFMCIYTRTLPWSSVLRVWDMFFCEGVKVLFRVGLVILKYSFMKPKTMKECPTMYESMEVLRHLHTSVTEENVLVPRMLKLPINEEEMERVHKKVVEQRKKAASSPQGN
- the LOC124202180 gene encoding synaptosomal-associated protein 29-like, encoding MAGSSGRYVKSKGSNPFFDDEDDVDDEEFLQRAPNRFNNFGGKLANSLSGGNNSFQPLDGGENQSADERRRQLLMEKQKIEERTLQASGRAKGMLYETEQIGISTAEDLVRQREQLERTGSRLDEMNNSLRTSERHIQNIKSVFSSMKNYFSKPSEPLKNSSEGSLLKPSSSSSSSNLSKVLEQTSSPIDRDSPSQQQHPALRIKGLENDFSHKPLSNVDEQLEQDLGDMSLSLSRLKGLAQGLSTELEDQNTLIDRLQTGADKADWRIQRQNKDMERLLKK